A window of Bradyrhizobium sp. AZCC 1610 contains these coding sequences:
- a CDS encoding LysR substrate-binding domain-containing protein, translating into MRLGRLTADAAIVFDGDVDVASKPAARPTGLPPDRADRLPASIFATRHFPSFVDHAGSSVQYIERHDQEDFAMDLRQIRYFIAVAEERSFTVAARRLNLSQPPLSQQIQSLEAALGAQLLYRTSRRVELTQAGEALLARARAIQQQIKLAEDEVRAIGAGLVGTLDIGATGSILRGRLADLLAAYRKDAPAVKMTVHEQAPALQIAALLNRTTNISLNRSIPTEDALSSELAWPEEIVVAMPKVHPLARRKRIALGDLASEDHIVLQPESSQFARYIQKCCIDAGFLPRVSQQVVDAQSVPSLIAAGFGVALVPQSIARFTTDEIVFRPIRPSPPSADVFLVFRKDETSMVVQNFIKLARRFLGQKRNSALVGRRFISRSSTTS; encoded by the coding sequence ATGCGGCTTGGTCGGCTCACCGCCGATGCCGCTATTGTTTTTGATGGCGACGTTGACGTCGCTTCGAAACCGGCTGCTCGCCCCACCGGGCTGCCGCCCGACCGCGCCGACCGCCTGCCCGCCTCGATCTTCGCGACACGGCATTTCCCATCATTCGTTGACCATGCCGGATCAAGTGTCCAATATATAGAACGACATGATCAAGAGGATTTCGCTATGGATCTCCGTCAGATCAGATATTTCATCGCCGTGGCCGAGGAGCGCAGCTTCACTGTCGCGGCGCGGCGGCTGAATCTTTCCCAACCGCCACTGAGCCAACAGATCCAGTCGCTCGAAGCTGCGTTGGGGGCGCAGCTTCTCTATAGAACCAGTCGCAGAGTCGAGTTGACGCAGGCCGGAGAAGCGCTCCTCGCGCGCGCCCGCGCCATTCAGCAGCAGATCAAACTGGCGGAAGACGAGGTCCGCGCGATTGGCGCCGGCCTGGTCGGAACTCTCGATATAGGAGCGACAGGCTCCATCCTGCGTGGACGGCTGGCCGATCTGCTGGCTGCGTACCGGAAGGATGCGCCTGCGGTGAAGATGACGGTGCATGAACAGGCACCGGCGTTGCAGATCGCGGCCCTCCTCAATCGAACGACGAACATCAGCCTCAATCGAAGCATTCCCACCGAGGACGCTTTGAGCAGCGAACTCGCGTGGCCGGAGGAGATCGTGGTGGCCATGCCGAAAGTCCATCCGCTCGCCCGGCGCAAGCGCATCGCCCTCGGTGACCTTGCGTCGGAGGACCACATCGTCTTGCAGCCGGAAAGCTCTCAATTTGCGCGCTATATACAGAAGTGCTGCATCGACGCCGGCTTCCTGCCGCGGGTCTCCCAGCAAGTCGTCGATGCGCAGTCGGTGCCGAGCTTGATCGCAGCGGGTTTCGGAGTTGCTCTGGTTCCGCAATCAATAGCCCGCTTCACGACCGACGAGATCGTGTTCAGGCCCATCAGGCCCTCGCCACCGTCCGCCGACGTGTTTCTCGTCTTCAGAAAAGATGAGACGTCGATGGTGGTGCAAAATTTCATCAAACTGGCGCGTCGTTTCCTCGGGCAGAAGCGGAATTCGGCTTTGGTCGGGCGGCGATTTATTTCGCGCAGTTCAACGACGTCTTGA
- a CDS encoding bifunctional allantoicase/(S)-ureidoglycine aminohydrolase, giving the protein MSSRTYHVPPGGHPAQTELLTGRAVFTAAYAVIPKGVIRDIVTSYLPHWDNTRVWVLARPLSGFAETFSHYLIDVAPGGGSEAPEPDAGAEGALFVVGGELSLRLAGTEHVLRPGGFAYLPPGSSWHVQNRGAGSVHFHWIRKLYQHVPDIAVPDAIVTNENSIAPTPMPHTDGRWATTRFVDPSDIRHDMHITIVTFEPGASIPFAETHVMEHGLYVLEGKAVYRLNQDWVEVEAGDYMWLRAFCPQACYAGGPERFRYLLYKDVNRHMDLRALRSPASSEAGPVRGNA; this is encoded by the coding sequence ATGTCGTCTCGAACCTATCACGTGCCGCCGGGAGGGCATCCGGCCCAGACCGAGTTGCTGACCGGCCGGGCGGTCTTCACGGCTGCGTATGCGGTGATACCAAAGGGCGTGATCCGCGACATCGTGACCAGTTATCTTCCGCACTGGGACAATACGCGCGTTTGGGTGCTGGCTCGACCGCTGTCCGGCTTTGCCGAAACATTCTCGCACTACCTCATCGACGTAGCGCCGGGCGGAGGAAGCGAAGCGCCGGAACCCGATGCGGGAGCGGAGGGTGCGCTGTTCGTCGTCGGGGGAGAGCTGTCCCTGAGGCTTGCCGGAACTGAGCACGTGCTGCGGCCCGGTGGCTTTGCCTACCTGCCTCCGGGGAGCTCCTGGCACGTGCAAAACCGCGGCGCCGGTTCAGTGCATTTTCATTGGATCCGGAAGCTGTATCAGCATGTGCCTGATATCGCGGTGCCCGATGCCATCGTCACCAACGAAAACTCCATTGCGCCGACGCCGATGCCTCACACCGATGGCAGGTGGGCGACGACGCGTTTCGTCGATCCATCCGATATCAGACATGACATGCATATTACGATCGTGACTTTCGAACCTGGTGCGTCGATCCCCTTCGCAGAGACCCATGTGATGGAGCACGGCCTCTATGTTCTGGAAGGCAAGGCCGTCTACCGGCTCAACCAGGATTGGGTTGAGGTCGAGGCCGGAGATTATATGTGGCTCCGCGCTTTTTGCCCTCAGGCTTGCTATGCCGGCGGCCCGGAACGCTTCCGCTACCTGCTGTATAAAGACGTGAACCGGCACATGGATCTGCGCGCCTTGCGATCGCCGGCGAGTTCTGAAGCCGGGCCGGTCAGAGGCAATGCCTGA
- a CDS encoding ureidoglycolate lyase, whose protein sequence is MTALSIAPLTRAGFAPFGEVVETADVKPKLINEGFAERFDDLASIDVAAEGGEVSVSLFVGSARPAPLVIKLMERHPLGSQLFMPLSGAPWLVVVCTDPGVPSSYRAFAASGQQGVNYARNCWHHPLLVVGEASPFLVIDRKGPGSNLEEKWLEAANWLRVAPDGAAEANTDITAKQG, encoded by the coding sequence ATGACAGCGCTTTCGATTGCGCCTTTGACAAGGGCAGGGTTTGCGCCATTCGGCGAGGTGGTCGAGACCGCAGACGTGAAGCCGAAATTGATCAATGAAGGCTTTGCGGAGCGTTTTGACGACTTGGCCAGCATTGACGTAGCCGCGGAAGGTGGAGAGGTCAGCGTCAGTCTGTTCGTCGGCTCTGCAAGGCCAGCCCCGCTCGTCATCAAGCTCATGGAGCGCCACCCACTGGGTAGCCAACTGTTCATGCCGTTGAGCGGAGCACCCTGGTTGGTGGTGGTGTGTACCGATCCGGGCGTCCCTTCAAGCTACCGGGCATTTGCTGCATCGGGACAACAGGGCGTGAACTACGCGCGAAACTGCTGGCACCATCCGCTGCTCGTCGTCGGAGAGGCTAGTCCGTTCCTTGTGATCGACCGCAAGGGTCCGGGCAGCAATCTCGAGGAAAAGTGGCTTGAAGCGGCAAATTGGCTGCGCGTCGCGCCCGATGGTGCGGCGGAAGCGAACACGGACATCACGGCGAAGCAGGGCTAG
- a CDS encoding SDR family oxidoreductase produces MAFELFELTGKRALITGSSQGIGFAFAQGLAEHGAEVVLNGRDTGKLNAAALRLTAAGHKVSVAGFDVTQAQAARAGVEAIEKNSGAIDILVNNAGMQFRSPLEDFPVEKWEQLLATNISSAFYVGQAVARHMISRGRGKIINIASVQSELARPGIAPYTATKGAIKNLTRGMCADWAKYGLQINAIAPGYFKTPLNQALVDNPEFSSWLEKRTPAARWGNVEELVGAAVFLSGKASSFVNGHTLYVDGGITTSL; encoded by the coding sequence ATGGCTTTTGAACTTTTCGAACTGACGGGCAAGCGGGCGCTCATCACTGGCTCTTCGCAGGGCATTGGCTTCGCGTTCGCGCAAGGCCTTGCCGAACACGGCGCCGAAGTCGTCCTCAACGGCCGCGATACCGGCAAGCTGAATGCGGCCGCGTTGAGGCTGACGGCCGCGGGGCACAAGGTATCGGTGGCCGGCTTCGACGTGACACAGGCGCAAGCCGCCAGGGCCGGTGTCGAGGCGATCGAGAAGAATTCCGGCGCGATCGATATTCTGGTCAATAATGCCGGCATGCAGTTTCGCTCGCCGCTCGAGGACTTTCCCGTCGAGAAGTGGGAGCAATTGCTCGCCACCAATATTTCGAGCGCGTTCTATGTCGGCCAGGCCGTCGCGCGTCATATGATTTCACGTGGCCGTGGCAAGATCATCAACATCGCGTCCGTGCAGAGCGAGCTCGCACGACCGGGCATCGCGCCCTATACGGCCACCAAGGGCGCGATAAAGAACCTGACCCGCGGCATGTGCGCCGATTGGGCCAAATACGGTCTCCAGATCAATGCAATTGCGCCGGGTTACTTCAAGACCCCGCTCAACCAGGCGCTGGTCGACAATCCGGAGTTCTCAAGCTGGCTCGAAAAGCGGACGCCGGCCGCCCGCTGGGGTAATGTCGAGGAGTTGGTCGGTGCCGCCGTGTTCCTGTCCGGCAAAGCCTCGTCCTTCGTCAATGGCCATACGCTCTATGTCGATGGTGGCATCACCACCAGTCTCTAG
- a CDS encoding ATP-binding protein: MTVAIEMGHTTAGAPATLDLEELLATRLLVQGNSGSGKSHLLRRLLEQSAPWVQQTIIDPEGDFVALADRFGHLLIDAEDHTERGLQVAGERARIHRVSTVLNLEGLDAENQMRRAAAFVGGLFEVARDHWYPMLVVVDEAQLFAPAVAGEVSDEARKLSLGAMTNLMCRGRKRGLAGVIATQRLAKLAKNVAAEASNFLMGRTFLDIDMARAADLLGMERRQAEAFRDLERGQFMALGPALSRRPLGLRIGPTETTPRNATPRLMPLPEATLDARAIILAAPPPENNRPQRRSPPDLLGQLMAAKSAALEIRPEAVEQPLSAEQLAERHERVDRILRAVMAEPDAGFRAIGVLYQEFVVRCRIEGLGSAVPDLGDFRRMLTRARAGLGSDMAEDDGWQDVSVRASLLPEDMQGVFMMIARAAKEGWPCPGDAAIARAYGSHSLRRARRLLTYIEEQGLIVCQLDGAGRRIVTLVELAWATAPGDPNAEELPAEQGDPQTG; this comes from the coding sequence ATGACCGTTGCGATCGAGATGGGACACACGACGGCCGGCGCCCCGGCGACTCTGGACCTTGAGGAACTGCTGGCGACCCGCCTGCTGGTGCAGGGCAATTCGGGCTCCGGCAAATCCCATCTGCTGCGCCGGCTGCTGGAACAGAGTGCTCCCTGGGTGCAGCAGACCATCATCGACCCCGAAGGCGACTTCGTGGCGCTTGCCGATCGTTTCGGCCACCTGCTGATCGATGCCGAGGACCATACCGAGCGGGGCCTGCAGGTCGCCGGCGAGCGAGCGCGCATCCATCGCGTCTCCACCGTGCTCAATCTCGAGGGGCTCGACGCCGAGAACCAGATGCGGCGCGCCGCCGCCTTCGTCGGCGGGCTTTTCGAGGTCGCCCGCGACCACTGGTACCCGATGCTGGTTGTGGTGGATGAGGCGCAGCTCTTCGCGCCGGCCGTCGCCGGCGAGGTTTCGGACGAGGCGCGCAAACTCTCGCTCGGCGCCATGACGAACCTGATGTGCCGTGGCCGCAAACGCGGGCTTGCGGGGGTCATCGCCACCCAGCGACTGGCGAAGCTCGCCAAGAACGTCGCGGCCGAGGCCTCCAATTTCCTCATGGGCCGAACCTTTCTGGATATCGACATGGCGCGCGCCGCCGACCTTCTGGGCATGGAGCGGCGACAGGCAGAGGCCTTCCGGGATCTGGAGCGCGGGCAATTCATGGCGCTGGGACCGGCCCTCTCCCGCCGTCCGCTGGGGCTGCGTATTGGCCCAACGGAGACCACGCCGCGCAACGCGACCCCGCGCCTGATGCCTCTGCCGGAAGCGACACTCGACGCACGCGCCATCATCCTGGCAGCGCCGCCGCCCGAGAATAATCGGCCCCAGCGCCGGTCGCCGCCAGACCTCCTCGGCCAGCTCATGGCGGCGAAGTCAGCGGCTCTGGAGATCCGTCCCGAAGCGGTGGAGCAGCCACTCAGTGCTGAGCAACTGGCGGAGCGGCATGAGCGAGTGGACCGTATTCTGCGCGCCGTCATGGCGGAGCCCGACGCGGGATTCCGTGCCATCGGCGTCCTCTATCAGGAGTTCGTGGTCCGCTGCCGAATAGAGGGCCTCGGTTCGGCCGTGCCGGACCTGGGTGACTTCCGTCGCATGCTGACGCGCGCCCGCGCCGGGCTCGGCTCCGATATGGCAGAGGATGACGGGTGGCAGGATGTCTCGGTCCGCGCCTCGCTTCTGCCGGAGGATATGCAGGGCGTCTTCATGATGATCGCCCGCGCCGCGAAAGAAGGTTGGCCCTGCCCGGGCGATGCAGCGATTGCCCGCGCCTATGGCTCACATTCGTTGCGCCGTGCACGGCGGCTGCTGACCTACATCGAGGAGCAGGGCCTCATCGTTTGCCAGCTTGACGGTGCCGGTCGGCGGATCGTGACGCTCGTCGAACTGGCCTGGGCGACGGCACCGGGCGACCCCAATGCCGAGGAACTGCCGGCGGAGCAAGGTGATCCCCAAACGGGGTAA
- a CDS encoding hybrid sensor histidine kinase/response regulator yields the protein MAGRQRIDRVRRQYNQWVANQTLEDYALRFTAKSARRWSAARVANTALGAISFLALEAIGGTITLKYGAANATAAILVVSVIIFFCGLPIAYHAAKCGIDIDLLTRGAGFGYIGSTITSLIYASFTFIFFALEAVIMAAALEMCFGIPRPIGYLISAVVIIPVVTYGITLISRFQLWTQPLWVVLHILPFVAIAWANPHSFTEWRKFAGEHGDPSGHLDLLLFGTAASVVFSLVAQIGEQVDFLRFLPRDRRTSRTSWWIALLSAGPGWIVFGALKLLLGSFLAYFALSHGVSSEHAAEPAHMYLEAFRYVLSQPDLTLALTGTFVILSQIKINVTNAYAGSIAWSNFFSRLTHSHPGRVVWLVFNVMVALLLMEIGVYKALEQTLALYSNVAIAWVGALVADLVINKPLGLRPQHIEFKRAHLYDINPVGVGAMTIATIVSISAFYGLFGPTAKALSAFVALAVAFVAAPLIAWATDGKYYIARKPKRSWQNLEAIQCCICEHSFEPEDMASCPAYAGPICSLCCSLDARCHDLCKPHARAGAQVSEALGKLLPEPIYARINSQFGRYLGVFAVSAGLVGLTLGLIYLQTSATIPVDGFALSDVLWKVFFALTIIIGVVAWLFVLAQQSRRAAEAETRRQTALLIQEIDAHKRTDAELQRAKEVAESANLAKSRYVVGLSHELRSPLNAISGYAQLLEQDSSLNTKPRDQVRVVRRSADHLSGLIDGILDISKIEAGRLYLSRDEVRLSEFLDQLVGMFRVQAAAKGIDFVFKRPSVLPVVVYADEKRLRQVLINLLSNALKFTQTGSVQFVVHYRSPVAEFEVIDTGPGIQPDDLERIFAPFERGALGVSQPQTGTGLGLTISRLLAGVMGGDIKVTSRVGTGSTFRVKILLSEVTNPTRIAPVEAPIFGYHGPRKTILITDDDPTHRDLLREVLAPLGFILLSAPDGPGCLALAQHCRPDLFLLDISMAGMDGWTVAETLRASGHHQARILMVSASALEAHGAPLAQPFHDGYLMKPIDIPKLVETIRQLLKIEWQYEAEQIPQPRWKPETGSRPPVRYVEELIGLGQLGYIRAIQVKLDEIGNDYPEHADFVSQMRTLVDRFDLDQYMATLKTLHSYDH from the coding sequence GTGGCAGGGCGGCAGCGGATTGACCGCGTCAGGCGCCAATATAATCAATGGGTTGCGAACCAAACCCTGGAAGACTATGCGCTGCGCTTCACCGCCAAGAGCGCCCGGCGATGGTCGGCCGCCCGCGTCGCCAATACCGCCCTTGGCGCCATCTCTTTTCTGGCGCTGGAGGCGATCGGCGGCACGATTACGCTGAAGTACGGCGCAGCCAACGCTACCGCCGCCATCCTGGTCGTCAGCGTCATCATCTTCTTTTGCGGCCTGCCGATTGCCTACCATGCCGCAAAATGCGGCATCGATATCGACCTGCTGACCCGCGGCGCCGGCTTCGGCTATATCGGCTCGACCATCACATCGCTGATCTATGCCTCCTTCACCTTCATCTTCTTCGCGCTCGAAGCGGTCATCATGGCAGCCGCGCTGGAGATGTGCTTCGGCATCCCGCGCCCGATCGGCTATCTCATCAGCGCCGTCGTCATCATTCCCGTGGTGACCTACGGCATCACCTTGATCAGCCGCTTCCAACTGTGGACGCAGCCGCTCTGGGTCGTCCTCCACATCCTTCCCTTCGTGGCGATCGCCTGGGCCAATCCGCATTCGTTCACGGAATGGCGCAAATTCGCCGGTGAGCATGGCGACCCGAGCGGCCATCTCGATCTGCTGCTGTTCGGCACCGCAGCCTCAGTGGTGTTTTCGCTGGTGGCGCAGATCGGCGAACAGGTCGACTTCCTGCGGTTCCTGCCGCGCGATCGCCGCACCTCGCGCACGTCATGGTGGATCGCCCTGCTGAGCGCCGGCCCCGGCTGGATCGTCTTTGGCGCGCTCAAGTTATTGCTGGGCTCGTTCCTCGCCTATTTCGCGCTCAGCCACGGCGTCTCCAGCGAGCACGCCGCCGAGCCCGCGCATATGTACCTCGAAGCATTTCGTTACGTGCTGTCGCAGCCGGACCTGACGCTGGCGCTGACCGGCACCTTCGTCATTCTCTCGCAGATCAAGATCAACGTCACCAACGCCTATGCCGGCTCGATCGCGTGGTCGAACTTCTTCTCGCGGCTGACACACAGCCATCCCGGCCGCGTGGTCTGGCTGGTGTTCAACGTCATGGTGGCGCTGCTGCTGATGGAAATCGGCGTCTACAAAGCGCTGGAGCAGACGCTGGCGCTCTACTCCAACGTTGCGATTGCCTGGGTCGGCGCGCTGGTCGCCGATCTCGTCATCAACAAGCCGCTCGGCCTGCGCCCGCAGCACATCGAGTTCAAGCGCGCGCATCTCTACGACATCAACCCGGTCGGCGTCGGCGCCATGACGATCGCGACCATCGTCTCGATCAGCGCGTTCTACGGCCTGTTCGGGCCGACGGCGAAGGCGCTCTCGGCCTTCGTGGCGCTCGCGGTCGCCTTCGTCGCCGCGCCCCTGATCGCATGGGCGACCGACGGCAAATACTACATCGCGCGCAAGCCCAAGCGGAGCTGGCAGAACCTGGAGGCGATCCAGTGCTGTATCTGCGAGCATTCGTTCGAGCCGGAGGACATGGCCTCCTGCCCGGCATACGCCGGGCCGATCTGTTCGCTGTGCTGTTCGCTCGACGCGCGCTGCCACGACCTCTGCAAGCCGCACGCGCGCGCCGGCGCACAGGTCTCGGAGGCGCTCGGCAAGCTGCTGCCGGAGCCGATCTATGCCCGGATCAACTCGCAGTTCGGGCGTTACCTCGGCGTGTTCGCGGTGTCCGCAGGCCTCGTTGGCCTGACGCTTGGGCTGATCTATCTGCAGACGTCCGCGACGATTCCGGTCGACGGTTTTGCGCTATCCGACGTGCTCTGGAAGGTATTCTTCGCGCTCACCATCATCATCGGCGTGGTGGCATGGCTGTTCGTGCTGGCGCAGCAGAGCCGCCGTGCGGCGGAGGCGGAAACGCGGCGGCAGACCGCGCTCTTGATCCAGGAAATCGACGCCCACAAGCGCACCGACGCCGAGCTGCAGCGCGCCAAGGAAGTGGCTGAATCCGCCAACCTCGCCAAGAGCCGCTATGTTGTGGGCCTGAGCCACGAACTGCGCTCGCCGCTCAACGCCATCTCTGGCTATGCGCAACTGCTGGAACAGGATTCCAGCCTCAATACCAAGCCGCGCGACCAGGTGCGCGTGGTCCGCCGCAGCGCCGACCATCTGTCGGGGCTGATCGACGGCATTTTGGACATTTCCAAGATCGAGGCAGGCCGGCTTTATTTATCGCGTGACGAGGTGCGGTTGAGCGAATTCCTCGACCAGCTCGTCGGGATGTTTCGCGTCCAGGCTGCCGCCAAGGGCATCGACTTCGTTTTCAAGCGGCCTTCAGTGCTGCCCGTCGTCGTCTATGCCGACGAAAAGCGCCTGCGTCAGGTTCTGATCAACCTGCTGTCGAATGCGCTGAAGTTCACGCAGACCGGCAGCGTGCAATTCGTCGTGCATTATCGCAGCCCGGTCGCGGAGTTCGAAGTGATCGACACCGGTCCCGGCATCCAGCCAGACGATCTCGAACGCATCTTCGCGCCGTTCGAGCGCGGTGCGCTCGGCGTCTCGCAGCCGCAGACCGGCACCGGCCTCGGGCTGACCATCAGCCGGCTGCTAGCCGGCGTGATGGGCGGCGACATCAAGGTGACCAGCCGGGTCGGCACCGGCAGCACGTTCCGCGTCAAGATCCTGCTGTCGGAAGTCACCAATCCGACAAGGATCGCGCCGGTGGAGGCGCCGATCTTCGGCTATCACGGCCCGCGCAAGACGATCCTCATCACCGACGACGATCCGACCCACCGCGACCTGCTGCGCGAGGTGCTGGCGCCGCTGGGCTTCATCTTGCTGAGCGCGCCGGACGGACCCGGCTGCCTCGCGCTGGCGCAACACTGCCGGCCCGATCTGTTCCTGCTGGATATCTCGATGGCGGGCATGGACGGCTGGACGGTGGCGGAAACGTTGCGCGCGAGCGGCCATCATCAGGCCCGCATTCTGATGGTGTCGGCGAGCGCGCTGGAGGCGCATGGCGCGCCGCTGGCGCAGCCGTTTCATGACGGCTACCTGATGAAGCCGATAGATATCCCCAAGCTGGTGGAGACGATCCGGCAACTGCTCAAGATCGAGTGGCAGTACGAGGCCGAGCAAATACCCCAGCCGCGCTGGAAACCGGAGACGGGATCGCGGCCACCGGTGAGATATGTCGAGGAACTGATCGGCCTCGGGCAACTCGGCTACATCCGCGCGATCCAGGTCAAGCTGGACGAAATCGGCAACGACTACCCTGAACATGCCGATTTCGTTTCGCAAATGCGCACGCTGGTCGACCGCTTCGATCTCGATCAGTACATGGCGACCCTGAAAACACTGCACAGCTATGATCACTGA
- the greA gene encoding transcription elongation factor GreA, which yields MSVAFTKEDSAETASETLLPDRPVSPHPNLVTEAGLKALEFQLHQAREAYETAQRIEDVNERRRQAATPLRDARYFAARVRTAQVITKPTSTDTVAFGSTVTFRRDDGRVQKYHIVGEDEADPKAGSVSFVSPVARSLMGKAVGDVVGTSGQELEIIAIS from the coding sequence TTGAGCGTTGCCTTCACCAAGGAAGACAGTGCCGAAACGGCGTCGGAGACTCTGCTTCCCGACCGCCCGGTTTCACCTCATCCGAACCTCGTTACGGAAGCGGGATTAAAGGCTCTTGAATTTCAGCTTCACCAGGCTCGCGAGGCATACGAGACCGCGCAGAGGATCGAAGACGTGAATGAACGGCGGCGGCAAGCGGCAACCCCCTTGCGCGATGCGCGCTACTTTGCGGCGAGAGTTCGGACGGCTCAGGTCATCACCAAACCTACGTCAACTGACACTGTCGCCTTTGGGAGCACCGTGACCTTCAGGCGCGACGATGGGCGCGTGCAGAAATATCATATCGTGGGAGAGGACGAAGCGGACCCCAAGGCCGGCTCCGTTTCCTTCGTGTCCCCGGTGGCAAGGTCTCTGATGGGCAAAGCCGTTGGAGATGTAGTCGGTACATCCGGTCAAGAGCTTGAGATCATTGCGATCTCGTAG
- a CDS encoding response regulator transcription factor, with translation MITESKKRDIALVVDDSPETLRLLTDALDGAGMTVMVALDGAAAMRIVDQITPDIVLLDAVMPGLDGFETCRRLKRDAGLDHVPIIFMTGLAETEHIVRGLEAGGVDYVTKPIAVEEMLARIRVHLANARLTQSARAALDVSGRYLLAVNGEGKIMWATPQAQKLLSDALAADSDDDVVLPEPIPQWLDQARKGKAGSKAAIMTALPGNEQLRLQYMGRLGTNEFLLRLAKDSGTETPAEFSSELGLTTREGEVLSWLSKGKTNRDIAQILGLSPRTVDKHLEQIYSKLGVENRTAAAAIAVNAKHRKS, from the coding sequence ATGATCACTGAATCCAAAAAGCGCGACATCGCCCTTGTCGTCGATGACTCGCCGGAGACGCTGCGGCTGCTCACCGACGCGCTCGACGGCGCAGGCATGACGGTCATGGTCGCGCTCGACGGTGCGGCGGCGATGCGGATCGTCGACCAGATCACGCCCGACATCGTGCTGCTCGATGCTGTGATGCCCGGGTTGGACGGTTTTGAAACCTGCAGGCGGCTGAAGCGCGACGCCGGCCTCGACCACGTTCCGATCATCTTCATGACGGGGCTGGCCGAAACCGAGCATATCGTGCGCGGCCTGGAGGCCGGCGGCGTCGACTACGTCACCAAGCCCATTGCGGTCGAGGAGATGCTGGCGCGCATCCGCGTCCACCTCGCCAATGCGCGGCTGACCCAGAGCGCGCGCGCCGCGCTCGATGTCTCCGGCCGCTATCTGCTCGCCGTCAATGGCGAGGGCAAGATCATGTGGGCGACGCCTCAGGCGCAGAAACTGCTGTCGGATGCGCTTGCCGCTGATAGCGACGACGATGTCGTGCTGCCGGAGCCGATCCCGCAATGGCTGGACCAGGCCCGCAAGGGCAAGGCCGGGTCGAAAGCTGCGATCATGACCGCACTTCCCGGCAACGAACAGCTCCGGCTGCAATATATGGGCAGACTGGGCACCAATGAATTCCTGCTGCGGCTTGCAAAGGATTCCGGCACCGAGACGCCGGCGGAATTCTCCAGCGAGCTTGGCCTGACGACGCGCGAGGGCGAAGTGCTGTCGTGGCTGTCAAAGGGCAAGACCAACCGCGACATTGCGCAAATTCTGGGCCTCTCCCCGCGCACCGTCGACAAGCACCTCGAGCAAATCTACTCGAAACTCGGCGTCGAGAACCGCACCGCCGCGGCTGCGATCGCGGTGAACGCGAAGCATCGAAAATCTTGA